A genomic region of Caenorhabditis elegans chromosome V contains the following coding sequences:
- the F41H8.1 gene encoding G-protein coupled receptors family 1 profile domain-containing protein (Confirmed by transcript evidence) has product MTSNQFDMGTFSNEVYLGTYFLILLLQVCCAGINGFIIVLFVKLPALRRNKHLRLVSYLSVGDCLTAIAEAPYIIYMIVNWNSVMLDFNPMYILISSVPLPMQLKISATITIGIALSRYLAVFFPTQFRKTEQSCFSEIVLAVAILLGIFDAILSFALSPPIRMPNCGTSGCFVSDQFRYYWGISNMVLGFIVILLSVSFFFKIKAVKRKTPNMGNSKLQQHKFQQANRTSTGILVSSMLFLTTPSVCVGLVELMGYSIFRLVGPFYSASLMSSGICNGIIFIGCNGDARQLLGRKPKQTLTHTMSVAPKSVIIRY; this is encoded by the exons ATGACAAGCAATCAGTTTGACATGGGCACGTTCTCCAATGAGGTTTACCTCGGAACCTATTTCCTTATTCTCTTGTTGCAAGTTTGCTGCGCAGGTATCAATGGATTCATCATTGTGCTTTTTGTGaa ACTACCCGCCCTCCGCCGGAACAAGCACCTCCGACTGGTCTCCTATCTTTCTGTTGGCGATTGTCTTACCGCAATCGCAGAAGCTCCGTATATAATTTATATGATAGTTAACTGGAATTCGGTCATGCTTGACTTTAACCCGATGTATATACTTATTTCCTCAGTACCCCTGCCGATGCAACTGAAAATATCGGCAACTATTACGATTGGAATCGCGTTGAGCAGATATTTG GCAGTATTTTTCCCTACTCAATTCCGGAAAACGGAGCAAAGCTGCTTTTCTGAAATCGTGTTAGCTGTTGCAATATTGCTCGGAATTTTCGATGCAATTTTATCGTTTGCGCTGTCCCCGCCAATTAGAATGCCAAATTGCGGAACTAGTGGTTGCTTTGTCAGTGATCAATTCCGATACTACTGGGGAATTTCCAATATGGTTCTGGGCTTCATTGTGATCCTGCTTTCCgtcagcttcttcttcaaaataaagGCTGTAAAAAGGAAGACGCCGAATATGGGAAATTCGAAGCTTCAGCAGCACAAATTCCAGCAGGCTAATAGAACTTCGACTGGAATTCTCGTGTCCTCTATGCTATTTCTCACGACGCCAAGCGTGTGCGTTGGGTTGGTTGAGCTTATGGGTTACTCCATATTCAGATTGGTGGGCCCATTTTATTCAGCGAGCTTGATGTCTAGCG GGATTTGCAACGGTATTATATTTATCGGGTGTAATGGAGATGCCAGGCAATTACTCGGAAGAAAACCTAAACAAACTCTAACTCACACGATGTCGGTTGCACCAAAATCTGTGATTATTAgatattga